One region of Bacterioplanoides sp. SCSIO 12839 genomic DNA includes:
- a CDS encoding DOPA 4,5-dioxygenase family protein codes for MANKPISDVKRPVNQHKAYHAHVYFDQSSLEFATQLCQQAGEQFGLKVGRVHQRPIGPHTRWSCQITFGEKSFDAFIPWLDQQRAELSVLVHALTGNDLADHTEYAYWLGDPVPLDLSMFNYSA; via the coding sequence ATGGCGAACAAACCGATATCTGACGTAAAAAGGCCGGTTAATCAACACAAAGCCTATCATGCCCATGTGTACTTTGATCAAAGTAGCCTTGAGTTTGCTACGCAACTTTGTCAACAAGCCGGAGAGCAATTTGGTTTAAAGGTTGGCCGTGTTCATCAGAGGCCTATTGGGCCTCATACTCGATGGAGCTGCCAGATTACTTTTGGTGAAAAGTCGTTTGATGCGTTTATTCCCTGGTTAGATCAACAACGCGCTGAACTCAGCGTGCTGGTGCACGCTTTGACGGGGAATGATCTGGCTGATCACACCGAATACGCCTATTGGCTGGGTGATCCGGTGCCGTTGGATTTAAGTATGTTTAATTACAGCGCTTAA
- a CDS encoding endonuclease, with protein sequence MRLRSAPSLAQCLLLAVSLLFVNSTLAEPLNFRQAKKQLKALYKGEHQTSFYCGCDFSYQGKKLTPELSSCGYQVRKQQKRASRIEWEHIVPAWAFGHQRQCWQNGGRKACKKDNEFRLMEGDMHNLVPAIGEVNGDRSNYRFSDWQGFPKQYGQCDMVVDFKRKKVQPPEISRGAIARAYLYMSQQYSLKLSKQERRLYQAWNKQHPPSRWECRRNQLIKEVQGNRNPFIKRCN encoded by the coding sequence ATGCGTTTACGCTCTGCCCCGTCTCTTGCACAATGCCTGCTGCTGGCTGTTTCTCTGTTGTTCGTGAATAGCACTCTTGCCGAACCACTGAACTTTCGCCAAGCCAAAAAACAGCTCAAAGCGTTATATAAAGGTGAGCATCAAACCAGTTTTTATTGTGGCTGTGACTTTAGCTATCAGGGGAAAAAATTAACCCCTGAGCTCAGTAGCTGCGGTTATCAGGTGCGAAAACAACAAAAGCGCGCCAGCCGAATTGAATGGGAACATATTGTACCGGCCTGGGCGTTTGGCCATCAGCGTCAGTGCTGGCAAAACGGTGGTCGCAAAGCCTGTAAAAAAGACAACGAATTCCGTCTGATGGAAGGCGACATGCACAACCTGGTGCCTGCCATTGGTGAAGTGAATGGCGACCGTTCTAACTACCGCTTCAGTGACTGGCAAGGATTCCCGAAACAATATGGCCAGTGTGATATGGTCGTCGACTTTAAAAGGAAAAAAGTCCAGCCCCCGGAAATCAGTCGCGGCGCTATTGCCCGGGCGTATTTGTACATGAGCCAGCAGTATTCTCTGAAATTATCGAAACAAGAACGCCGGCTGTATCAGGCCTGGAACAAACAGCACCCACCAAGCCGTTGGGAGTGCCGCCGTAATCAGCTGATTAAAGAAGTTCAGGGTAATCGCAACCCGTTTATTAAGCGCTGTAATTAA
- a CDS encoding DUF3127 domain-containing protein — translation MSKSFEAQGIIHSIDQTREYGQNGFTKREFVIKLSGDGENPDYPNYVALELIKDKCALMDGYQVGEEVVVTFNLSGRLWNAPGKPEKCFTSLQAWKVDRAGGQPAAQNFDMGGFAPASSGPAFDDDVPF, via the coding sequence ATGTCTAAAAGCTTTGAAGCTCAGGGAATCATTCACTCCATCGACCAGACCCGTGAATATGGCCAGAATGGATTCACTAAGCGTGAATTTGTAATCAAACTAAGCGGTGATGGTGAAAACCCGGATTACCCGAATTATGTTGCGCTGGAGCTGATCAAAGACAAGTGTGCACTGATGGATGGTTATCAGGTAGGTGAAGAAGTCGTGGTGACTTTTAACCTTTCCGGCCGTTTATGGAATGCACCGGGCAAGCCTGAAAAATGTTTCACCAGCTTACAGGCGTGGAAAGTGGATCGTGCGGGTGGTCAGCCAGCAGCTCAGAACTTTGATATGGGTGGTTTTGCACCGGCTTCTTCTGGTCCTGCGTTTGATGACGATGTACCGTTCTGA